The Xiphophorus couchianus chromosome 6, X_couchianus-1.0, whole genome shotgun sequence genomic interval AACCGCACCGAGGAGCTGCTAAAAGGACCAAAAAGGACCCGGTTTCCCCGCTGTAAGTCGGTCCAAGTCGTTTAAATGTCGGTTCGGTTGGGTTTTGGAGCCGCCCGGAGCCGCTGCTGCCCCGCTGCGGTCCTCTCCGCACGGCGCGGGCGGCGTTCAGCGGCGCAGTTTCCGGGTTTTACCGCCTTTGTGCACACGGCACCGGACTGGTGCGGAGCGCACAAAACCAACGTGTTTCTGTTTACCTCCGCTGTGTGAGTGGGTCCGGAGTGGGACACCGACACGCGTGGCCGCTCGGGCCGCTGAACACGGTGTTAAATACGGTTTAATGGTTAAATTTGACCGGCAGGCTGCGGTCCAGACTGGGCGGCAGAACGAGGCCTGATTCCGGGCCGCAGCCATCTGGAACATCCCGCCTGTCAGCATCCAGAGCGGGGAAGCCCAGTCCGGGCTGATAGCATGAGGGACAACCCGGTAAAAACACGGTTCACTTCAACAAGTGACCGccttatttcactttaattacCTCTAATAGTTAGCTATAGTAACACTAATTTCGTCCTACAGTAATAATCCGGTATGACTCGGGTTTTTCCTTCTGCCGAACTCCCTTCagaaaaaccaacattttaatatttctttgcCACACAGATGACGAGGGATGTAATTTTTTGCCACAGTATTTATTGAAAGCTCCTTTTTAATTCGGCTCATCTTCTATCAAACCCTGAACCTCATTTTTTGCTGATCCTCATCTTTTCCTTTTATCTATTTATAAACTCCAGTGACCGAGATTAACAGGATTtctagaataaatgtttttagactAATCTGATCCTGAAGCACCGCGACATGTGGCTCTTTGTGTAACACTGAAGACTCCTTCAGTTTCTAACGGGCTGGAGCTTATTATAACCACCATCAACTGTATTAAAGACACAAATAGATCcatatgagaaaaataataatttaaaaaataaagtccatTAGCTGAACCTTTAGTATATTTAGGCTGATTAACTGTTAAAAATGTGGACTCTAAGAAACGCAGAGTTCCCCTTTGGCCTCAGTCAGCCTGTTTCACTTCCTTCctctgaaactgtttttaaaggttaaaaacctttaaacaagTGATTCATTTGGGGATTTTTCGCTCtaaagtgtgaaaacaaacagcttcaagAGGCTGATTCATCCTCTGCTAACATTTAGGAAATATTTGAAACTAAACGGCATCACTCAGTAAATGTCTGATTGGtttaaaatgatgcattttttgtgaaaatcttTTCAGTCATCCTTCATATCTTCCAGTTCAGCAGCGTTTTCACTCAGACTGATGTGTTTATTTGCCATCTGAAGCTCTTCAGGCCTCTGCTTGGTTTTTAAGCTCATTCTGCTCTATCTGCTGTTGGGCAGAATTACTgaattttccagttttcctgtttttctccgGTGATCCAGACGTGACGTTTTGTCCCAGCAGAGATGCTGACTGACCAGATGGCTGCAGCCATCTTGGCTGCGACGCTCTGCTTCGCCGCCAGCTGCGTTTGGGCGGCGGCGGACTGCTCGCCGTCCCCCACCGAGGCCTCCGGCGGCGCCCAGCTCCTGACCGCTGTGGTGGACGCTCAGAGGGCCGAGCTGGCCCGAAGGCAACACCTGGAGGCGCTGTTCCACaggtgagctgctgctgctgctttgagTGAGGAAGACGGGAGAGGAAATGTGTTTAAGGTCCGATGGGTTGGAGCGTTTCTACTCAACATTTATGGTTCAGAACATGCAGccaaaactaaactaaataaactgCTGGAGATTTTCCtgacactttttccttccactcaactttctttGACTATTAGGATtccaactaacaattattttagtaatcaatgattttgacgattaatcagataagaCAGAAggtacattctgcagattttaaaattttagaaactcttaaaaatgcaaatttatgatttaattcctttttttaaataggaacataaacattttattgcctaaaattaaataacagcattcctttagtgaactcTTGATTTTGTTTGATCAGATATTATTTTAGCATCAACAAGAGAAGTTCAGGCCTTTAAACATCCATACAGTTTAGATCTGATCGACTGATTATTTATAGATGAACTCATTAATAAATGGCTGATTAATAACTGGAAGTAAAAGGTGCTTATAACTtgtattcaattattttattttttatctttaatcatattaaaattttgtttattagcaggtaaaaaataaaaaaatactaattttgcattattaattaattacattttgtgaataaaattaattatgaagaaTTTAGAAACAAATTTGTCCCTCAGAAAGTTTTAGTTGAGAATAAAACACCAGAGaaacttttatcttttatcttttcttttttatagaaagagaaaaacgataaatcatgcaaatacacaGTATCGATATCGTTTTAATTTCTcatgtgatttattgatttattgcttattgtgactatttgacatatttaaagTTGTACCTAAAGTTATCATGAATATTAATTATAACTGTATTGAAAGGAGAAAAGTTTTGATCCTCCATGTTTGTTCGTCTCAGGTACGGAGAGAACGGCTCCATCTCTCTGGACGGCCTGAAGCGTCTGCTGCGGAGCGTCGGCATCGACCGGATCCGGACCGTCATGGTGAAGCACCGGGAACAAGCCGGCCACCACCATGACCGTCATCAccaacaccatcatcatcaccacccgGCTGCCGACCAGAACAGAACCGAGGACCTGCAGCAAACCCAACCCACTGTGTCTGTGGCGCCGGGTCGGGACGGCAGAACCGCCGACGGCTCCGGATTGTTGGTGAAAACCCAAAAGAGAAGCTTGGCTGGAGAAGGAGTGACCACGGTCGCCACGGCAATGGCGGTTAAAACCGAGCCAGCGGGCCATCATGAGGAACTGGACCGGGATCATCTGCAGAACCACAGCCTGGAGGAGGACGAGGTTCGACTGACACAGGAAGAGGTTCTCTTTAGTATAGATCTATAGATCTACAAGAAACATGGTGGACATGCAGCTCCTCCACCGGCtcagcaggtttcctggaataaataaagatatgagcccaaaaccagaaatatttattattttaatcttttattctggttattcaaccatcagattggagcAAAGTTCATCTTTCAGGAACTCATGATCCttcatggagcttctttagaaatgttcaCGCTCACATTAGCGTTAGccgctacatgtttagcattgagatgccaTTTTAGCCTAGCATAGCGTCACTGTTATGCTAACTCCTATTAGCATAACTTAAACACAACagtagtcttttccagcgtccaatcagatcgtttgaagcagaaattaaccgCCAGTGGCTTCAGGTACAGCTGTGACGTTCTAATGTAGGACTGACTGAGTGTTGGTATTTCCTGCAGTGCCTGAACGCCTCGGGCCTCCTCCTCTCACACGGGATGTCCCAGGAAGGAGGCGTCGCCCTGGGAGACTTCGCCTTCCTGTGCCCCGCCCTCCTCCACCAGATCGACAGCGGGGCGTGTCTCCTCCACGGCGACGCCTCCCGACACGAAGACGCAGGTAGGAAAGTCAGACTGGAGCTTTTTCCTCCACCGTTACCAGAGGAAACATCTGGAAATGTTGGTTCATCTGGACTAACAGGTTCTAACCTGAAACTTCGTCATGTTGGCGACTAATCGCATCATCAGCAGTTTCTGCTCCTgttcatgaaaaataataatttgtttgatttgttgcttttttaaattctagTTCATGGAGAAAAATTTGATTCAATATTATTGCAAACAAGGAATTCTTCAAAAACTGACATTTGAAATtaagttcaaaaataaaactttgaaaaacttctgaatcaaaaattattttctgagcCATTTAAAGAGTAACATTTGTACCTGCTGACCAATAGAAATGCTGTTGCTAACGGCGACCTGGATGATGCGTCTTAGCGCTGTCCTTTAGAGGAAGCTCCGCCCCCAAACCTGTGGACCGTAATCTTTGAAAtaagatttgaaaataattcataaaacgcgaatctaaaaaaataaagtctgaaaaaataaaatttgactaaataaaatacgaaaaacaaaaatgtgagaaaataaaatgagaatataaaatccaaacaaatcgtatgataaattttttctctttctaccagaAACTGTTTTGTTAGAAAGTTTCAGTTGAGACCAAAcaatgtttagttgttttggtctcaactaaacattttaaagtttaaaattcattttatttgttgtttctgttgttttggatatttaaaaatgtcttccagtttcagagctaaatgtttgttagaatttaaaACTTATTGATCTTAGAGAATCTGTtcctgcattattatgccattattattattattattattattatattatttcaaaatggTCTCCAAACATTAATATTATCATTAGATATTACAGATCAGctcctcttgtgttttatttatttctctgtatCTTTTAGGACATAAACACCATCAACATTCACACggtcaccatggaaaccacGACCACAGCTTCGCCACCCGGAACCACAGCGAGCCCAGCAGCGGCGAAAACGGAAAACGCATCGCAACAGGTGAGATGATTTCAGGCtgggaggtcaaaggtcaatggATGGGTTTAACGGTGGAACAGTAAAACGTGTTTcctttaacttcctgtttcctcttcaGTGTCTCTGGTTCCTGCTAACCTTCGTCTTCTCCAACTCCGTCAAACTGATTCACACAAAACGAGGAGAAAACGtcataaaattaatcaaaaatcacaaattcttcaagttttaaattattctaaatcCTCCCCAAACCTTTTCAATGtataatttaagaaaacatgaaagtctttggttgtttttcaccTGTAAATAAATGCTAACCTGCTCTTCCAACCTCGGCCTAACGAAGCTCgatcaaaactaaaactaatcGTTTAAAAGAATAAGGTTCTGCAGAGAAACGCTGAGCGATGCCTGAAGTTCTGGTTCCTGACGCTCTGTGGTTTGTTGCAGCCTGGGTCGGCGGCTTCGTCTCCATCACCGTCATCAGCACGCTGTCCCTGCTGGGCGTCCTCCTCATCCCGCTCATGAACAGAGTCTTCTTCAAGTTCCTGCTCAGCTTCCTGGTGGCGCTGGCCGTGGGATCGCTGAGCGGCGACGCCTTCCTGCACCTCATTCCTCATGTGAGTCAGAGCGAAATGAGACCCTCACATCTATTTACATCAGTATTCACTCTACCGATTCGTTTTACCGCAGAGATACCGGAAATCTCAGGAACTGTTCACTTATTTTAACTTGACTCTGTGTTAGTCCAGATTTTCCTTTTTGGTGTTTCTAGCTGTAAAACTTGAATCTTCAGTCCTAATAGCTTCATCagctagcttagcttagcttagcttatgGTGTTCCACAGGGATGAGTTATTAGCCCCCTCTTTGaattcttcttccttctgaatttaaatgtacatttaaaaatataatgacaTATTTTTATCCATAAAGGAATAAAGAAACTGCTGGAAAAACGGTAAAACTCTTTGATATAATTAAATTGTCTTAAATGATAAATCTGTTGTTTGAACTTTTGTATCCTTTTGGCTTTGAAGTTTGAAGTTTAAGACTGAAACTCGAGACATTTAAAAGCCAAgaacttttttgaaaaacatttaaaaatgcaggaACAAAAATAGGAAGAAATCCTGCATCTAAAGCAGATGGATGTAGGATTTCAATCTGAGtcatttgttcttttcaaaaatcaaacaaatgaaaatgtttgttttcttttctcacttttGCACACAGaacaattttctcaaaatccaaaactcatttttccattttgggtttttgactaaaatttcaaaaataaaaagcaagaacatttttgggttttgttgtgaatgattaagaaacaaataacaaaaaacaattactaACTGTAAATCAGACCTACATCTTTAACGGTCTGACCCCACCAGCTggagttttttcttccactaaatcTTCCTCTGTGCTGCTCTGAGTGGAGATGCTGCAGATGTCAGAGcagaggagcagctgcagcGTCGTTGAggcgttttgttttcttctcttcagtcTCATGGGAATCACGATCACCACCATCACCCGGACAACCACCACCATCACCTGGACGCCGCCGACGACCTTCACCCTCACGACGACGGCGAGGAGAACATGGACGGCGTGTGGAAAGGCCTGACGGCTCTGGGCGGAGTCTACTTCATGTTCCTGATCGAACACTTCCTGACGCTGGGAAAAATGTACAAAGACAAGAAACAAAAGGTTGGAAacaaactttgatgttttctgttgaaattgattctgattttatataaaaaactcAGAACCGTCACAGAAAGAACCAGCAGGAAAAGATGACAGGATTACATCCATCTCTATGGCAGCAAAATCTGATAattaatgcagcagaaaatagTTCAGGATGGTATTTAATAAGAGGTTGAGTTCAGCCAGCAGGTGGCGCCACATGCAGCTTTTTCAACAAAACTGCAGTAAATTTAACATTTAGGTtcttatgaaataaatattaaaacaaaacaagtcatAATACTAGCAGAAAAAcataatgattttattcttgtgatATTATGAATATTCTCGtattattaagatttttttctcataatattatgatgaatttttttcttattgctactttattctcataatataactttgttgtaatttaacagtttttcatATCCTGTCATATAAACACACTGACCAGCAGTGTTGATGTGCAGCCTCAGTGTTTATGGATcatggaggttctggttctgttggttctgctggttctgatgttcatgtttgttttcctgtcagGTCCAGAAGAAGTGGGACCAGACGGACAAATCGGACCCGGAGAAGCAGCCGGCTCTGGAGGAGAGCGAGCTGAAGCCAAACGAAGGTGAGAgtcggttctgatccggttccgATCTGGTTTTGATCCGGATCTGATCTgattctgacccggttctgatccaacACAAAGCGCTCCTCTCAGACGTTTCCTCTCCACCTGCTCTTCCTCCATCAGACGTGGAGCCGAACGGCGCCGGTGCGTTCGGCGAGCTCCCGAGCGGCGTGGCGGAGGAGGAGCAGGTGATGCTGACGCCGCAGGTTTCCGTGGTAACGGAACAGACGTACGGCCGGCCCGCGGGGGGCAGCGCCGGCGCCGGATACTCGGCCGAGGACTGCGAGAACAAATGCCACTCCCACTTCCACGACACGGTGGGGCAGGCGGACAGCATGCACCACCATCACCATGACTACCACCACATCCTGCACCACCACCACTCCCAGAACCACCACCCCCACAGCCACGCCCACTCCTACTCCGAGGAGCACTTCCAGCAGGCCGGCGTCGCCACGCTGGCCTGGATGGTCATCATGGGCGACGGCCTGCACAACTTCAGCGACGGCCTCGCCATCGGTGAGCCGCCGTCGCCACGGAAACGACCCGGGAAGCCGCCGGCGGGCGCGGCCTGACGGAgtgtctgtgtgtctgcaggAGCCGCCTTCAGTGAGAGTCTGTCCAGCGGGCTGAGCACATCGGTGGCCGTTTTCTGCCACGAGCTGCCACACGAGCTGGGTGAGGGCAGTTTGATTCATCGttcaatgaaagcatcaataaatcaataaataccaataagTCTGGAAATACAGTTACTGTCAGCAGATTGGTGGAAAAATCAGATGGCTTCATGTGACTGGAGTCATAAAGAAAcgtttttaaaatggaaatatttttaaagagcagCATTTCTGTAAGTTATACGGTtatccaaaaaaagacataaatggTTCTTGttgtcagttttattattatcacaAAATATCATAAAAGGTTTTGGTCCATATCCCCCACATTGATCAGGTtaagttttctctttcttcataGAATGTAacaacattaacattttctgatgtTGTTACTTTCTAGAAATTCATAAACgttataatttatttactttttatttttttaattacttctcCCTCTAGCGCTaagctagcagcagaaatgtctcCTGgtttttagccaaagactaaagagaaattgaggacaaccactaaaatctgatgcctccattttgtttccgtttggtgaagaaggaagttgttctcagtgtcttcagaggtttttgtgtcgtttccttcagtggttcttgttgcagcgcccccacaggccaggaggggaactggttggtttgactcagagcagagagaaagagaccaGATGTAGATAAATATTCACAACCTTTGCTCAATATTTTGTTCTAAACATCTTTGGCAGCAGTTACAGCTTTAATTGATGACTGTAGTGGTTGGTCAGTTTCTGATgctggtctctctctctctccccctccaGGTGACTTTGCGGTGCTGCTGAAGGCGGGCATGACGGTTCGCCAGGCCATCCTCTACAACGTTCTGTCGGCCATGATGGCGTACCTCGGCATGGTGACGGGCATCCTGATCGGCCACTACGCTGAAAACATTTCCACCTGGATCTTTGCCCTGACGTCCGGACTCTTCATGTACGTGGCGCTGGTGGACATGGTGAGTTGGACCGAACCGTCCCCAGAGGACAGAACCGTCCCCAGAAGACAGAACCGTCTCCAGAGGACAGAACCGTCCCCAGAGGACAGAACCGTCCCCAGAGGACCGAACCGTCTCATGTCTTCATCAGCAGAGCTTTTGCACAGTTTGGTCATAAAGTTCAAATGTAACTTTTGATCAAAAGCCTAAATTTAGAAAAGGTATTTTcataaacttaataaaaagacaaagtcacatttttcatgactatcagactaaatgtttcttattttacatCAGTTAGAATCATCTAAGTTTTTCCTgtttgcaaaaagcaaaaacaaacttggcaaaaacatttttttactctaAGTTTTAATTAGAGTGGAAAGataatttttcttaatttattttaattgtttcaaccTAATATCTGTTATCAATAATGGATCAATGACTTACTGATCATCTTATATTTGATTCAATAAACAGATGATTGAATTTaggggatttttgttttgttgtttaggtTTATAGAttgaaagacatttcaaaacatcaaattttactttattttagttcatCTTGTCCCTGCTGTAGAATATTACCACAGAAATATTAACAgtattaaatatgaattaaagtTGCTGTTCTTAGTTCATTTCTATGGTTTTTATCTCTAAAActtggtgctggaaaagtttgataTTTACCTTGAAAAGTTCTTGAATAGTTCTGTGGAAACCAGAGATGCACCTTcttcacttccgataccgatccGATATCTGAGGTTCAGTATCGgccgatccgatacagaaaaacagctgaattgatttaaaatgtttcttttattaaacagacataaatttactgaatgactcatttatttgataattctgcaccagaacaGCAATAAATAAACCGATAGCTTCACAAGTTGAggcaaacatgtaaaaacaactttaatttgttcagtcagtgcaggCAGCAGTAAAACAAtcagtggaaaataaatcaactgaaactgaaactttCTTTGAAACGTTTCAGAAACttttccttcttcctctgcAGACGGCGCATGCAGTTCATGCGCCGTCAGCCTGTTTCTTCCCTCCAGACTGATTTAttgctgcttctctgcttcaggtGCCGGAGATGCTGCACAACGACGCCGGCGACCACGGCTTCAGCCACTGGGGCTTCTTCCTGCTACAGAACGCCGGCATCCTGCTGGGCTTCTGCATCATGCTGCTCATCGCGCTGTTCGAGCACAAAATCCAGCTGGACCTGGGGTACTGACCCGCACTGCGATACATCCTGTTTCAGTTCACGTCAGAAACGGCAGGAAGCCTGGAGGGAGCCTGGAGGAGTCCTGGAGGGAGCCTGGAGGAATCCTGGAGGGAGCCTGGAGGGAACCTGGAGGAGTCCTGGAGGAGTCCAGGCCTGGAGCTGCTCAGCCGGGTTCACAGGTGGAAACTGTCTGGAGTTTCTTCTGGGTTTCTTTCTCTATGAACACATTAATTTTCTCTCTGAACTTCATCTGTTGGGTcaattagtttagttttttatatcatttttacGTTTTTCTCAGTGAAACCTGATCAGTGTTACAAAGGTACAACCTTCCAAACCACAGTTCCTCTTCAATCTGTGACTCTGTGTGAAACCTGACAGGAAGCAGAAGCAGAAGGCGGTTCATGATGAGTCTGATGTTACTtttaggtttctttttttaaaatgaatgctttCATATCCATTCATACTTCTGGAGTTTTTTGTTGGTGTTGAATCTTTGTTTCTCGTCACTCCGTCtggaataaaaatcacattttcccaAACAGGAGGCTTTAGAAACTTCTGCTCTGAAtgttaaacagaaaagaaaccctgaaataaaaatgatttccagAGAAGCACCAACAGGCGGTGCGTTCAGGAGCTGAAGGAGTTTTTACACTCGGCGTGTTTTTCCTCTAATTGATCCGGCTGCTTTTAAAGGTccgttttattaaaataatcccTGAAACATTTGGACAGAACCGGAGAGAAAACGGATCCAGTTACAGGAAAAGTCCTGAACCAAAGctgttaaaaatgcttttattttgaaggaaagaCGCTGATTTGGGTTTAAATCCTCAGATTTCGGTTCTGGTTCCTGTTAGTTGAATTTGTGGGTGAAAGTTTGAAGccagtttgtttgtgttttatattttattgttttggttgtttataAAATGAATATGGATGTTAGTTATGAATCGATCACTAATGCAGAGATTCCTCTAAGTTTTCCCAAACAGCCAAACTGTGTGGAGGTGAATTTTCATCCAATCAGCATCAGCAGATAAAATGAGCTTCATGTTTGCTCTGCTCTCATTGGATGAATTTTCTGCTTCAAgcattgaagaaaaacatctttttaatttattttatttgttatataaTGCACAAACTTATGTTATATTCATTGCCTTGTTTAGAGAAGTGTtgtagaaatgttcttcagctgaCTTCAGGCCAGAAAAGCTTTTTCGTTTCTATGGTTACAGATTGAAGATGGCAGCTCATAGAAAACAGGTTTTTCCTCcgtgttttaattttcttctgttcaggatgaagagcagcagaagaaaCTGATTCCTCTGAAGTTCAGGTCAAAGTTTCCTCTCTGTGGATCCAACATGTACAGTAaat includes:
- the slc39a6 gene encoding zinc transporter ZIP6 isoform X1, producing MLTDQMAAAILAATLCFAASCVWAAADCSPSPTEASGGAQLLTAVVDAQRAELARRQHLEALFHRYGENGSISLDGLKRLLRSVGIDRIRTVMVKHREQAGHHHDRHHQHHHHHHPAADQNRTEDLQQTQPTVSVAPGRDGRTADGSGLLVKTQKRSLAGEGVTTVATAMAVKTEPAGHHEELDRDHLQNHSLEEDEVRLTQEECLNASGLLLSHGMSQEGGVALGDFAFLCPALLHQIDSGACLLHGDASRHEDAGHKHHQHSHGHHGNHDHSFATRNHSEPSSGENGKRIATAWVGGFVSITVISTLSLLGVLLIPLMNRVFFKFLLSFLVALAVGSLSGDAFLHLIPHSHGNHDHHHHPDNHHHHLDAADDLHPHDDGEENMDGVWKGLTALGGVYFMFLIEHFLTLGKMYKDKKQKVQKKWDQTDKSDPEKQPALEESELKPNEDVEPNGAGAFGELPSGVAEEEQVMLTPQVSVVTEQTYGRPAGGSAGAGYSAEDCENKCHSHFHDTVGQADSMHHHHHDYHHILHHHHSQNHHPHSHAHSYSEEHFQQAGVATLAWMVIMGDGLHNFSDGLAIGAAFSESLSSGLSTSVAVFCHELPHELGDFAVLLKAGMTVRQAILYNVLSAMMAYLGMVTGILIGHYAENISTWIFALTSGLFMYVALVDMVPEMLHNDAGDHGFSHWGFFLLQNAGILLGFCIMLLIALFEHKIQLDLGY
- the slc39a6 gene encoding zinc transporter ZIP6 isoform X2, with amino-acid sequence MLTDQMAAAILAATLCFAASCVWAAADCSPSPTEASGGAQLLTAVVDAQRAELARRQHLEALFHRYGENGSISLDGLKRLLRSVGIDRIRTVMVKHREQAGHHHDRHHQHHHHHHPAADQNRTEDLQQTQPTVSVAPGRDGRTADGSGLLVKTQKRSLAGEGVTTVATAMAVKTEPAGHHEELDRDHLQNHSLEEDECLNASGLLLSHGMSQEGGVALGDFAFLCPALLHQIDSGACLLHGDASRHEDAGHKHHQHSHGHHGNHDHSFATRNHSEPSSGENGKRIATAWVGGFVSITVISTLSLLGVLLIPLMNRVFFKFLLSFLVALAVGSLSGDAFLHLIPHSHGNHDHHHHPDNHHHHLDAADDLHPHDDGEENMDGVWKGLTALGGVYFMFLIEHFLTLGKMYKDKKQKVQKKWDQTDKSDPEKQPALEESELKPNEDVEPNGAGAFGELPSGVAEEEQVMLTPQVSVVTEQTYGRPAGGSAGAGYSAEDCENKCHSHFHDTVGQADSMHHHHHDYHHILHHHHSQNHHPHSHAHSYSEEHFQQAGVATLAWMVIMGDGLHNFSDGLAIGAAFSESLSSGLSTSVAVFCHELPHELGDFAVLLKAGMTVRQAILYNVLSAMMAYLGMVTGILIGHYAENISTWIFALTSGLFMYVALVDMVPEMLHNDAGDHGFSHWGFFLLQNAGILLGFCIMLLIALFEHKIQLDLGY